A stretch of Kryptolebias marmoratus isolate JLee-2015 linkage group LG24, ASM164957v2, whole genome shotgun sequence DNA encodes these proteins:
- the LOC108234320 gene encoding disabled homolog 2 isoform X2, translating into MTEQTAGSFHAAVQTAVRTGPTSRTEAGAPSRFHGDGVRYKAKLIGMDPVPDTQGEKMCRDSMMKLKGLEAAARKQGKHKPRIWLKISSSGLKILDERTGILVYEHDRNRISSLTKDEFDPRALAYIYQNQDAFVLFYIKTAHQADPVLLDLKEICHKVTQETSDEPTENQNISLVLLNEAPATLPEAAAFEDVFSAQPEPSSGQANQVSVNNELMEVFSPPLEQPLSPSQMSCVSQPESPQPTLSTAQILSMFPQQPVGGSPFTPPPQSPTTGPWGQQGLQGNQWAGHWPTSPGVPAWMPQSATAPPAGGQPQGCSVASPQPGFMMAGGVAAPSALNGYSDPLETLSTPAGSAVNLGATTFYSHSLL; encoded by the exons ATGACCGAGCAAACAGCTGGGAGTTTTCATGCTGCGGTCCAAACTGCTGTCAGAACCGGGCCGACCTCCAGAACAGAAG CGGGCGCTCCATCCCGTTTCCATGGCGACGGGGTTCGCTACAAGGCCAAGCTGATTGGCATGGACCCCGTCCCCGACACCCAGGGAGAGAAAATGTGCCGGGACTCCATGATGAAACTGAAG gGTTTGGAGGCAGCAGCGAGGAAACAGGGGAAACACAAGCCCAGAATCTGGCTGAAAATTTCCTCCAGTGGTTTGAAAATTTTGGATGAAAGAACCGGG aTACTCGTTTATGAGCATGACAGAAACAGGATCAGCTCTCTGACGAAAGATGAGTTCGACCCCAGAGCTCTGGCCTACATCTACCAAAACCAGGATGCGTTTGTTCTCTTCTACATCAAGACGGCCCACCAG GCAGATCCGGTCCTTCTTGACTTAAAGGAGATTTGCCATAAAGTCACCCAGGAGACCTCAGATGAACCTACAGAAAACCAA aatatttctttagttttactAAATGAAGCTCCAGCCACTCTGCCGGAG GCAGCAGCTTTCGAGGATGTGTTCAGTGCACAACCCGAGCCGTCATCGGGACAAGCAAACCAG GTTTCTGTAAACAATGAGCTGATGGAAGTGTTTTCGCCTCCGCTGGAACAGCCTCTGAGCCCCTCTCAGATGTCATGTGTCAGTCAGCCTG AGTCCCCACAGCCAACACTCTCCACCGCTCAGATTCTCTCCATGTTCCCCCAGCAGCCAGTGGGGGGCTCTCCGTTCACCCCTCCTCCACAGTCTCCAACCACAGGGCCCTGGGGTCAGCAGGGCCTGCAGGGAAACCAGTGGGCAGGTCACTGGCCCACCTCTCCAGGTGTGCCGGCCTGGATGCCACAGAGCGCCACAGCGCCCCCCGCGGGAGGCCAGCCGCAGGGGTGCAGCGTGGCGAGCCCTCAGCCTGGCTTCATGATGGCTGGAGGTGTTGCTGCTCCATCAGCTCTTAACGGATACTCCGACCCTTTGGAGACCCTATCTACCCCCGCTGGATCAGCTGTAAACCTGGGAGCCACCACCTTTTACAGCCACTCGCTCCTGTGA
- the LOC108234320 gene encoding disabled homolog 2 isoform X1, with translation MTEQTAGSFHAAVQTAVRTGPTSRTEAAGAPSRFHGDGVRYKAKLIGMDPVPDTQGEKMCRDSMMKLKGLEAAARKQGKHKPRIWLKISSSGLKILDERTGILVYEHDRNRISSLTKDEFDPRALAYIYQNQDAFVLFYIKTAHQADPVLLDLKEICHKVTQETSDEPTENQNISLVLLNEAPATLPEAAAFEDVFSAQPEPSSGQANQVSVNNELMEVFSPPLEQPLSPSQMSCVSQPESPQPTLSTAQILSMFPQQPVGGSPFTPPPQSPTTGPWGQQGLQGNQWAGHWPTSPGVPAWMPQSATAPPAGGQPQGCSVASPQPGFMMAGGVAAPSALNGYSDPLETLSTPAGSAVNLGATTFYSHSLL, from the exons ATGACCGAGCAAACAGCTGGGAGTTTTCATGCTGCGGTCCAAACTGCTGTCAGAACCGGGCCGACCTCCAGAACAGAAG CAGCGGGCGCTCCATCCCGTTTCCATGGCGACGGGGTTCGCTACAAGGCCAAGCTGATTGGCATGGACCCCGTCCCCGACACCCAGGGAGAGAAAATGTGCCGGGACTCCATGATGAAACTGAAG gGTTTGGAGGCAGCAGCGAGGAAACAGGGGAAACACAAGCCCAGAATCTGGCTGAAAATTTCCTCCAGTGGTTTGAAAATTTTGGATGAAAGAACCGGG aTACTCGTTTATGAGCATGACAGAAACAGGATCAGCTCTCTGACGAAAGATGAGTTCGACCCCAGAGCTCTGGCCTACATCTACCAAAACCAGGATGCGTTTGTTCTCTTCTACATCAAGACGGCCCACCAG GCAGATCCGGTCCTTCTTGACTTAAAGGAGATTTGCCATAAAGTCACCCAGGAGACCTCAGATGAACCTACAGAAAACCAA aatatttctttagttttactAAATGAAGCTCCAGCCACTCTGCCGGAG GCAGCAGCTTTCGAGGATGTGTTCAGTGCACAACCCGAGCCGTCATCGGGACAAGCAAACCAG GTTTCTGTAAACAATGAGCTGATGGAAGTGTTTTCGCCTCCGCTGGAACAGCCTCTGAGCCCCTCTCAGATGTCATGTGTCAGTCAGCCTG AGTCCCCACAGCCAACACTCTCCACCGCTCAGATTCTCTCCATGTTCCCCCAGCAGCCAGTGGGGGGCTCTCCGTTCACCCCTCCTCCACAGTCTCCAACCACAGGGCCCTGGGGTCAGCAGGGCCTGCAGGGAAACCAGTGGGCAGGTCACTGGCCCACCTCTCCAGGTGTGCCGGCCTGGATGCCACAGAGCGCCACAGCGCCCCCCGCGGGAGGCCAGCCGCAGGGGTGCAGCGTGGCGAGCCCTCAGCCTGGCTTCATGATGGCTGGAGGTGTTGCTGCTCCATCAGCTCTTAACGGATACTCCGACCCTTTGGAGACCCTATCTACCCCCGCTGGATCAGCTGTAAACCTGGGAGCCACCACCTTTTACAGCCACTCGCTCCTGTGA